The genomic interval TAATCCGGCTCTTCTTTTCCTTCCGGCCGACCTTTTTTATATCGGCGACGAAGGATAGATATTCCATCACGGTCATGTCGTTATAGAGCGGGGGATTCTCAGGCAGATATCCGATCACGCGCTTTGCCTGGAGCGGCTCGTCGAAGATGTCGATGCCCTCTATATGGACAGTCCCCTTCGTCGGCGGCAT from bacterium carries:
- a CDS encoding ATP-binding cassette domain-containing protein; protein product: MVYVHNLTKRYGNLTAVENLSFQLERGDVLGFLGPNGAGKTTTMRIITGYMPPTKGTVHIEGIDIFDEPLQAKRVIGYLPENPPLYNDMTVMEYLSFVADIKKVGRKEKKSRI